A region of Streptomyces paludis DNA encodes the following proteins:
- the nuoL gene encoding NADH-quinone oxidoreductase subunit L — protein sequence MENLIALLVAAPLLGAALLLCGGRRFDRAGHWLGTALAAASFVIGAVLFAEMLGRGAEDRSLHQHLFSWIPVEGFRADIAFQLDQLSMTFVLLITGVGTLIHVYSIGYMEHDERRRRFFGYLNLFLAAMLLLVLADNYLLLYMGWEGVGLASYLLIGFWQHKPSAATAAKKAFLVNRVGDMGLSIAIMLMFTTFGTFAFGPVFEATGGATEGKLTAIGLMLLLAACGKSAQVPLQSWLGDAMEGPTPVSALIHAATMVTAGVYLITRSGAIFNAAPDAQLVVVVVGAVTLLFGAIVGCAKDDIKKALAGSTMSQIGYMILAAGLGPIGYVFAIMHLVTHGFFKAGLFLGAGSVMHGMNDEVDMRKYGGLRKYMPVTFVTFGLGYLAIIGFPGLSGFFSKDKIIEAAFAKGGTEGWILGSVALLGAAITAFYMTRVMLMTFFGEKRWQPDADGHALHPHESPKSMTIPMIVLAFGSVFAGGFFSIGDRFVHWLEPVTGHDHGHAPVSAGVVTGATMVVLAVGVAIAWLMYGRRSIPVTAPRGSLLTRAARRDLLQDDFNHVVLVRGGEHLTRSLVYVDHTLVDGVVNGTAASFGGLSGRLRKLQNGYARTYAVSMFGGTAVLIAATLLMRAV from the coding sequence GTGGAGAACTTGATTGCGCTGCTCGTGGCGGCGCCTCTGCTCGGAGCGGCGCTCCTGCTCTGCGGCGGCCGGCGGTTCGACCGCGCCGGCCACTGGCTCGGCACCGCGCTGGCCGCCGCCTCGTTCGTGATCGGCGCGGTGCTCTTCGCCGAGATGCTCGGCAGGGGCGCGGAGGACCGCTCCCTGCACCAGCATCTGTTCAGCTGGATCCCCGTCGAGGGGTTCCGGGCGGACATCGCCTTCCAGCTCGACCAGCTGTCGATGACCTTCGTCCTGCTGATCACCGGTGTGGGCACCCTGATCCACGTCTACTCCATCGGCTACATGGAGCACGACGAGCGCCGCCGCCGCTTCTTCGGCTATCTGAACCTGTTCCTGGCGGCGATGCTGCTGCTGGTCCTCGCCGACAACTACCTGCTGCTCTACATGGGCTGGGAGGGCGTCGGGCTCGCCTCGTACCTGCTCATCGGGTTCTGGCAGCACAAGCCCAGCGCGGCCACGGCCGCCAAGAAGGCGTTCCTGGTCAACAGGGTCGGCGACATGGGCCTGTCGATCGCCATCATGCTGATGTTCACCACCTTCGGCACCTTCGCCTTCGGCCCGGTGTTCGAGGCCACGGGCGGTGCCACGGAGGGCAAGCTGACGGCGATCGGCCTGATGCTGCTGCTGGCCGCCTGCGGCAAGTCGGCGCAGGTGCCGCTCCAGTCCTGGCTCGGTGACGCGATGGAGGGCCCGACCCCGGTCTCGGCCCTGATCCACGCGGCGACGATGGTGACCGCGGGCGTCTATCTGATCACCCGCTCCGGCGCGATCTTCAACGCGGCGCCGGACGCCCAGCTGGTGGTCGTGGTGGTCGGCGCGGTGACGCTGCTGTTCGGGGCGATCGTCGGTTGCGCGAAGGACGACATCAAGAAGGCGCTCGCCGGCTCGACGATGTCGCAGATCGGCTACATGATCCTGGCGGCGGGCCTCGGCCCGATCGGCTATGTCTTCGCGATCATGCACCTGGTGACGCACGGCTTCTTCAAGGCCGGGCTCTTCCTCGGCGCCGGCTCGGTCATGCACGGCATGAACGACGAGGTCGACATGCGGAAGTACGGCGGCCTGCGGAAGTACATGCCGGTCACCTTCGTCACCTTCGGACTCGGCTATCTGGCGATCATCGGCTTCCCCGGACTGTCCGGCTTCTTCTCCAAGGACAAGATCATCGAGGCGGCCTTCGCCAAGGGCGGCACGGAGGGCTGGATCCTCGGCTCCGTCGCCCTGCTCGGCGCCGCGATCACCGCGTTCTACATGACCCGCGTGATGCTGATGACCTTCTTCGGCGAGAAGCGCTGGCAGCCGGACGCCGACGGCCACGCGCTGCACCCGCACGAGTCCCCGAAGTCCATGACCATCCCCATGATCGTCCTGGCCTTCGGCTCGGTCTTCGCGGGCGGCTTCTTCTCGATCGGTGACCGCTTCGTGCACTGGCTGGAGCCCGTCACCGGGCACGACCACGGGCACGCGCCGGTCAGCGCGGGCGTGGTCACCGGCGCCACCATGGTCGTCCTGGCCGTCGGTGTCGCCATCGCCTGGCTGATGTACGGGCGCCGCTCCATCCCGGTGACCGCCCCGCGCGGCTCGCTCCTCACCCGCGCCGCCCGCCGCGATCTCCTCCAGGACGACTTCAACCATGTCGTCCTCGTACGCGGCGGCGAGCACCTCACCCGCTCCCTCGTGTACGTCGACCACACCCTGGTCGACGGAGTGGTCAACGGCACCGCGGCGTCGTTCGGCGGGCTCTCCGGCCGGCTGCGCAAATTGCAGAACGGCTATGCCCGCACCTATGCGGTCTCGATGTTCGGAGGTACGGCAGTGCTCATCGCCGCGACCCTGCTGATGAGGGCGGTGTAA
- the nuoK gene encoding NADH-quinone oxidoreductase subunit NuoK, whose translation MNPVNYLYLAALLFTIGAAGVLIRRNAIVVFMCIELMLNACNLAFVTFARMHGNLDGQIIAFFTMVVAAAEVVVGLAIIVSLFRSRHSASVDDASLMKL comes from the coding sequence ATGAACCCGGTCAACTACCTCTATCTCGCGGCCCTGTTGTTCACCATCGGCGCCGCCGGTGTGCTCATCCGGCGCAACGCGATCGTGGTCTTCATGTGCATCGAGCTGATGCTCAACGCCTGCAATCTCGCGTTCGTCACCTTCGCCCGTATGCACGGCAATCTCGACGGCCAGATCATCGCCTTCTTCACGATGGTCGTCGCCGCCGCGGAGGTCGTGGTCGGGCTCGCGATCATCGTGTCGCTCTTCCGTTCCCGCCACTCGGCCTCGGTCGACGACGCCAGCCTGATGAAGCTCTGA
- a CDS encoding NADH-quinone oxidoreductase subunit J, producing MSTLAAASTAVSTVSTAASATSTGEAVQFWILGTVAVVGALCTILMRKAVHSALCLAATMIVLAIFYLANGAYFLGIVQVVVYTGAIMMLFLFVVMLVGVTAADSLQETLKGQRWWAALCGLGFGTLLIAGIGNASLTSFNGLGQANAGGNVQGLAALIFTKYVFAFEITGALLITAAVGAMLLTHRERTERAKTQREMAEERVREGKHLPPLPAPGVYARHNAVDIPGLLPDGTVSELTVMKTLKDRGQIRDVSAEAIADIKALEQRSADRLGRDEAGRDELGRDEEEAKR from the coding sequence ATGAGCACCCTCGCCGCCGCCTCCACCGCCGTCTCCACGGTCTCCACCGCCGCGTCCGCCACCTCGACCGGTGAGGCCGTCCAGTTCTGGATCCTCGGCACGGTCGCCGTGGTCGGCGCGCTCTGTACGATCCTGATGCGCAAGGCCGTGCACAGCGCGCTCTGCCTGGCCGCGACGATGATCGTCCTCGCGATCTTCTACCTGGCCAACGGGGCGTACTTCCTGGGCATCGTCCAGGTCGTCGTCTACACCGGCGCGATCATGATGCTCTTCCTCTTCGTCGTGATGCTGGTCGGTGTCACCGCGGCCGACTCCCTTCAGGAGACGCTCAAGGGGCAGCGCTGGTGGGCCGCCCTCTGCGGGCTCGGCTTCGGCACCCTGCTCATCGCCGGTATCGGCAATGCCTCGCTGACCTCGTTCAACGGGCTCGGCCAGGCGAACGCCGGCGGCAATGTGCAGGGGCTGGCCGCCCTTATCTTCACCAAGTACGTCTTCGCGTTCGAGATCACCGGCGCGCTGCTGATCACCGCGGCCGTCGGCGCGATGCTCCTCACCCACCGGGAGCGCACCGAACGGGCGAAGACCCAGCGGGAGATGGCCGAGGAGCGGGTCCGCGAGGGCAAGCACCTGCCGCCGCTGCCGGCCCCCGGTGTCTACGCCCGGCACAACGCGGTGGACATCCCCGGGCTGCTGCCGGACGGCACCGTGTCGGAGCTGACGGTCATGAAGACGCTCAAGGACCGCGGCCAGATCCGCGATGTGTCCGCCGAGGCCATCGCCGACATCAAGGCGCTGGAGCAGCGGTCCGCGGACCGGCTCGGCCGTGATGAAGCCGGTCGTGACGAACTCGGTCGGGACGAGGAGGAGGCGAAGCGATGA
- the nuoI gene encoding NADH-quinone oxidoreductase subunit NuoI, translating into MAGFGLTFKAMFKKRLTEQYPEQPKVTAPRFHGRHQLNRHPDGLEKCIGCELCAWACPADAIYVEGADNTEEERYSPGERYGRVYQINYARCILCGLCIEACPTRALTMTNEFELADSSRESLIYTKEQLLAGLTEGMVESPHSIFPGTDEQDYYRGLVTEAAPGTVPQVAVSKGEKPHDEEVGA; encoded by the coding sequence GTGGCCGGCTTCGGGCTGACCTTCAAGGCCATGTTCAAGAAGCGGCTGACCGAGCAGTATCCGGAGCAGCCGAAGGTGACGGCGCCGCGCTTCCACGGCCGCCACCAGCTCAACCGGCATCCGGACGGCCTGGAGAAGTGCATCGGCTGCGAGCTGTGCGCCTGGGCGTGCCCGGCGGACGCGATCTATGTCGAGGGCGCGGACAACACGGAGGAGGAGCGCTACTCCCCGGGCGAGCGCTACGGCCGCGTCTATCAGATCAATTACGCGCGCTGCATCCTGTGCGGGCTGTGCATCGAGGCGTGCCCGACCCGGGCGCTCACGATGACCAACGAGTTCGAGCTGGCCGACAGCTCCCGCGAGAGCCTCATCTATACGAAGGAGCAGCTTCTCGCGGGGCTCACCGAGGGCATGGTCGAGTCGCCGCACTCGATCTTCCCCGGCACGGACGAGCAGGACTACTACCGGGGGCTGGTCACGGAGGCCGCGCCCGGGACCGTTCCGCAGGTCGCCGTGAGCAAGGGCGAGAAGCCGCACGACGAGGAGGTCGGCGCATGA
- the nuoH gene encoding NADH-quinone oxidoreductase subunit NuoH, giving the protein MTALAQLAAPPRTVLAVEDLSMFGGDPWWLVVVKAVFCFAFLMVTVLFSIVWERKVVAWMQLRIGPNRHGPWGMLQSLADGVKLMFKEDIIVKRADKVVYVLAPIVAAIPAFMAIAVIPFGPAGNEVSIFGQRTAMQLTDLPIAMLYILAVASVGIYGIVLAGWSSGSTYPLLGGLRSCAQMISYEIAMGAAFASVFLYSGSMSTSAIVEAQADRWYVVLLPVSFVIYVITMVGETNRNPFDMPESEGDLVGGFNTEYSSIKFAMFMLAEYVNMVTVSSVAVTLFLGGWRAPWPVSTFWEGANHGWWPMLWFVLKVQLLLFFFIWLRGTLPRVRYDQLMKLGWKVLIPVSLVWLMLVATVRALRNENYDFQQIVLYVVSAVILLLLLSFVADVFRDKRDKAAAENAPEPPAFDPMAGGFPVPPLPGQTLPPVPRRRSHRERELIVSGGVNTVSDGTESDGKEAGGV; this is encoded by the coding sequence ATGACCGCCCTCGCTCAACTCGCCGCACCGCCGCGGACCGTACTCGCCGTCGAGGACCTGTCGATGTTCGGCGGCGACCCGTGGTGGCTCGTGGTCGTCAAGGCCGTGTTCTGCTTCGCGTTCCTGATGGTGACCGTGCTCTTCTCCATCGTCTGGGAGCGCAAGGTCGTCGCCTGGATGCAGCTGCGCATCGGCCCCAACCGGCACGGCCCCTGGGGCATGCTCCAGTCGCTCGCCGACGGCGTGAAGCTGATGTTCAAGGAAGACATCATCGTCAAGCGCGCGGACAAGGTCGTCTATGTCCTCGCGCCGATCGTCGCCGCGATCCCCGCGTTCATGGCGATCGCCGTGATCCCGTTCGGCCCCGCGGGCAACGAGGTGTCGATCTTCGGCCAGCGCACCGCGATGCAGCTGACCGACCTGCCGATCGCCATGCTGTACATCCTCGCGGTCGCCTCGGTCGGCATCTACGGCATCGTCCTGGCCGGCTGGTCCTCGGGATCGACGTATCCGCTGCTCGGCGGGTTGCGTTCGTGCGCGCAGATGATCTCGTACGAGATCGCGATGGGCGCCGCGTTCGCCTCGGTGTTCCTCTACTCCGGGTCGATGTCGACCTCGGCGATCGTCGAGGCGCAGGCCGACCGCTGGTACGTGGTGCTGCTGCCGGTCTCCTTCGTCATCTACGTCATCACGATGGTCGGCGAGACGAACCGCAACCCGTTCGACATGCCGGAGTCCGAGGGCGACCTCGTCGGCGGCTTCAACACCGAGTACTCGTCGATCAAGTTCGCGATGTTCATGCTCGCCGAGTACGTCAACATGGTCACCGTCTCGTCCGTCGCCGTCACGCTCTTCCTGGGCGGCTGGCGCGCTCCGTGGCCGGTCTCCACGTTCTGGGAGGGCGCGAACCACGGCTGGTGGCCGATGCTCTGGTTCGTCCTCAAGGTCCAGCTGCTGCTGTTCTTCTTCATCTGGCTGCGCGGCACCCTGCCCCGGGTCCGCTACGACCAGCTGATGAAGCTCGGCTGGAAGGTCCTGATCCCGGTCTCGCTGGTCTGGCTGATGCTCGTCGCGACCGTACGGGCCCTGCGCAACGAGAACTACGACTTCCAGCAGATCGTGCTGTACGTGGTGTCCGCGGTGATCCTGCTGCTCCTGCTCTCCTTCGTCGCGGACGTCTTCCGCGACAAACGGGACAAGGCGGCGGCGGAGAACGCGCCCGAACCACCCGCCTTCGACCCGATGGCCGGCGGATTCCCCGTACCGCCGCTGCCCGGCCAGACGCTGCCGCCCGTACCGCGGCGGCGGTCGCACCGGGAGCGGGAGCTGATTGTCAGTGGTGGGGTCAATACTGTGAGTGACGGAACCGAGAGTGACGGAAAGGAGGCCGGCGGTGTTTGA